The proteins below come from a single Alnus glutinosa chromosome 9, dhAlnGlut1.1, whole genome shotgun sequence genomic window:
- the LOC133876643 gene encoding protein FAR-RED IMPAIRED RESPONSE 1-like, with translation MDLSQSALISQCEDDYSLTHEQFDDVVPLEMDPQNAGNETVADVELTESVDNCSTEFKLIDEVENVKEPKEAMIFSSIEELSNYYRSYAKQEGFDVVRKKQKKNESGYAHYISLGCSRQGSRKSSSSNSFCKPSQTIRTGCKATLNAKLVGTKWYVTSVSTDHNHGLSPGKARYFKCQKNLDSVSKRKLEINDRAEISTNKIYNSLAVEAGGCESLAFGEKDCSNFIAKSIHLRLGTGGAAALCDYFSRMQKVNDDFYFEMDLDDECRLRNVFWADARSRASYEDFGDVVAFDTTYLTNRYEMPFALFVGVNHHGQSILFSAALISSEDTATFVWLFEALLKCMNGRSPKTIITDQDVAMKSAINKVFSNAQHRFCLWHILKKLPEKFGSHSQYNAIKSALRSCVYDSQTCDEFDASWKSLVECFNLEDNAWLHGLYSERTFWVPAYLKGVFCAGMTTTQQSEEMNTFFYGYVHSSTTLKEFVDQYDNALRKKVENENVADFDSFNATVSCVSRFSFEKQFQELYTNEKLKEVQEEIREVLYCSRSLLKSEGGISTYQVTERVEINGAYMKKVCFTVYCNEPSCEVNCSCCRFESRGILCRHAISVLVTLDDVTLLPKKYFLNRWRKDLKRPYKLIKSSYDPLSGNPSAERYSDLCKDMFALAAIAAPTVDHYTEVKSHVYMLTKKLSGLSCEQSPHS, from the exons ATGGACTTGTCACAATCGGCCTTGATTTCACAGTGCGAAGATGATTATTCGCTGACACATGAAcaatttgatgatgttgtgcCCTTGGaaatggaccctcaaaatg CTGGAAATGAAACTGTAGCTGATGTAGAGTTGACAGAGAGTGTGGACAATTGCAGTACCGAGTTCAAGCTCATAGATGAAGTTGAAAATGTTAAGGAACCTAAAGAAGCAATGATATTTAGCTCCATAGAGGAACTTAGTAATTATTATAGGAGTTATGCAAAGCAAGAGGGTTTTGATGTGGTACGgaagaagcaaaaaaagaatgaaagtgGGTATGCACATTACATCAGTCTAGGATGTTCTCGTCAAGGCAGCAGAAAATCCAGCTCAAGTAATAGCTTTTGCAAGCCTAGTCAAACAATTAGAACGGGGTGTAAGGCCACTTTGAATGCAAAGTTAGTTGGTACAAAGTGGTATGTGACTAGTGTATCTACTGACCATAATCATggtttaagcccaggcaaagcgAGATATTTTAAATGCCAGAAGAATTTGGATTCTGTTTCGAAGAGAAAGCTTGAGATAAATGATAGAGCTGAAATAAGTACGAATAAGATTTATAACTCATTAGCTGTTGAAGCGGGGGGGTGTGAGAGTCTTGCATTTGGAGAAAAAGATTGTAGTAATTTTATTGCGAAGTCAATACATCTTCGCCTTGGTACAGGAGGTGCTGCAGCACTTTGTGACTATTTTAGTAGAATGCAAAAAGTGAATGATGATTTCTACTTTGAGATGGATTTGGATGATGAATGTAGGTTGAGAAATgtgttttgggctgatgcacgaaGTAGGGCATCATATGAAGATTTCGGGGATGTCGTTGCATTTGACACGACATACTTGACTAATAGATACGAAATGCCATTTGCTCTTTTTGTGGGAGTGAATCATCATGGCCAGTCAATACTTTTTAGTGCGGCATTAATCTCAAGTGAGGATACAGCGACATTTGTATGGTTGTTTGAGGCATTGTTGAAATGCATGAACGGCCGATCGCCAAAGACAATTATAACAGATCAAGATGTGGCTATGAAAAGTGcaattaataaagttttctcGAATGCCCaacatagattttgtttatggcacatattaaaaaaacttcCAGAAAAATTTGGATCACATTCACAGTACAATGCCATTAAGAGTGCCTTGCGAAGTTGTGTGTATGATTCTCAAACATGTGATGAGTTTGATGCAAGTTGGAAAAGTCTAGTTGAGTGTTTTAATTTGGAGGATAATGCATGGCTGCATGGTTTATACAGTGAGCGGACTTTCTGGGTACCAGCATATTTGAAGGGTGTATTTTGTGCTGGCATGACTACCACACAACAGAGTGAGGAAATGAATACATTTTTTTATGGTTATGTGCATTCGTCGACCACATTGAAGGAATTTGTGGATCAATATGATAACGCTTTGCGTAAGAAGGTTGAGAATGAAAATGTTGCTGATTTCGATTCTTTTAATGCCACGGTTTCATGTGTAAGTAGGTTTTCCTTTGAGAAGCAATTTCAAGAACTTTACACCAATGAAAAGTTGAAAGAAGTCCAGGAGGAGATTAGAGAGGTGCTGTATTGTAGTCGCTCTCTTTTAAAAAGTGAAGGTGGAATTAGCACCTATCAAGTGACTGAACGGGTAGAAATTAATGGTGCCTACATGAAAAAAGTATGCTTTACTGTTTACTGTAATGAACCTTCATGTGAAGTGAATTGCAGTTGTTGCCGGTTTGAATCAAGAGGAATTTTGTGCAGACATGCCATATCTGTGCTGGTCACACTTGATGATGTTACATTGTTGccgaaaaaatattttctaaacaGATGGAGGAAGGACTTGAAGCGGCCATATAAGTTAATAAAAAGTAGTTATGATCCCTTGAGTGGCAACCCTAGTGCAGAACGATATTCTGACCTATGCAAAGATATGTTTGCGTTAGCCGCAATCGCAGCACCAACTGTGGATCATTACACGGAAGTGAAAAGTCATGTTTATATGCTAACTAAGAAATTAAGTGGTCTAAGTTGTGAACAAAGTCCACATTCCTAA
- the LOC133876645 gene encoding probable anion transporter 4, chloroplastic isoform X1 yields MSSAISLNRPLHRNYLTAFQNTRTISSRFVGLHRRDCFRNVSLTSSVRRTGLRHGSSELRDLRSFQFRVSSEDASLGALPEDKVVQSPSFAEFITSERVKVVAMLALALALCNADRVVMSVAIVPLSLSRGWSRSFSGIVQSSFLWGYLISPIAGGTLVDYYGGKVVMAWGVALWSFATFLTPWAADTSLWALLAMRALLGIAEGVALPCMNNMLARWFPQTERARAVGLAMAGFQLGSAIGLTLSPILMSQGGIFGPFVIFGLSGFLWVLVWLSAISSTPDRNPQISKYELEYILDKRQKSFPMENRPKATRGIPPFRRLLSKLPTWSLIVANAMHSWGFFVILSWMPIYFNSIYHVDLRQAAWFSAVPWSVMAIMGYFGGLWSDLLIRSGTSVTLTRKIMQSIGFIGPGIALIGLTAAKSPPIASAWLTLAVGLKSFSHSGFLVNLQEIAPHYSGVLHGLSNTAGTLAAIVGTVGAGFFVELVGSFQGFLLLTSVLYFLASLFYILFSTGERVNFDETVPP; encoded by the exons ATGAGCTCTGCAATCTCTCTTAATCGTCCACTGCATCGCAATTATCTCACAGCTTTCCAGAATACTAGAACCATTTCTTCGCGTTTCGTCGGATTACACCGCAGAGACTGCTTCAGAAACGTTTCTTTGACGAGTTCTGTGCGGAGAACTGGACTTCGGCATGGCTCCTCTGAGCTTCGCGATCTTCGCTCTTTTCAATTTAGGGTTTCTTCGGAAGACGCTTCGCTCGGGGCGTTGCCGGAGGACAAAGTAGTGCAGTCCCCGAGCTTCGCCGAGTTTATCACTTCAGAGAGAGTGAAAGTGGTGGCGATGCTGGCCTTGGCTCTGGCGCTTTGTAATGCGGACCGAGTCGTGATGTCAGTGGCAATTGTGCCGTTGTCTCTCTCTCGCGGATGGAGCCGATCGTTCTCTGGTATTGTTcag TCATCTTTCCTGTGGGGATATCTGATTTCGCCAATAGCTGGAGGGACTCTAGTTGATTATTATGGTGGTAAGGTGGTCATGGCGTGGGGCGTGGCTTTGTGGTCATTTGCTACCTTTCTGACTCCCTGGGCTGCGGATACTTCTTTGTGGGCCCTTCTTGCCATGCGAGCTCTGCTTGGTATTGCTGAAGGAGTAGCTCTTCCTTGCATGAACAACATGTTAGCCAG atGGTTCCCTCAAACGGAACGAGCCAGGGCTGTTGGACTTGCAATGGCTGGTTTTCAGCTTGGAAGTGCAATAGGACTCACACTTTCTCCAATCCTCATGTCACAAGGTGGTATATTTGGAccgtttgtaatttttggattaTCTGGATTTCTGTGGGTTTTGGTATGGTTATCTGCAATATCAAGTACTCCTGACAGAAATCCTCAGATATCAAAATATGAATTGGAGTACATATTGGACAAGAGGCAGAAATCCTTCCCAATGGAGAATAGACCTAAGGCAACGAGAGGGATCCCTCCTTTCAGGCGCTTGCTTTCTAAACTACCTACATGGTCCCTAATTGTTGCAAATGCCATGCATAGTTGG ggtttttttgtaattctttcCTGGATGCCCATTTATTTCAACTCG ATATATCACGTTGACCTCAGACAAGCTGCATGGTTTAGTGCTGTTCCATGGAGTGTGATGGCTATCATGGGATACTTTGGTGGTTTGTGGTCAGATTTGTTGATACGAAGTGGTACAAGTGTAACTTTGACTCGTAAGATCATGCAG TCAATTGGTTTTATTGGTCCTGGGATTGCTCTTATTGGTTTAACTGCAGCAAAAAGTCCACCAATCGCTTCTGCTTGGCTTACTTTAGCCGTTGGGCTGAAATCTTTCAGTCATTCTGGTTTTCTTGTAAATCTTCAG GAGATCGCTCCACATTATTCTGGTGTACTACATG GATTGTCAAATACGGCTGGAACATTGGCTGCTATCGTGGGAACAGTTGGAGCTGGTTTCTTTGTTGAGCTGGTGGGTTCTTTCCAAGGATTCCTGTTGCTCACATCAGTACTATATTTTCTTGCTTCCCTTTTCTACATCCTGTTTTCCACTGGAGAGAGAGTAAATTTTGATGAAACAG TTCCCCCTTGA
- the LOC133876645 gene encoding probable anion transporter 4, chloroplastic isoform X2 — protein MAWGVALWSFATFLTPWAADTSLWALLAMRALLGIAEGVALPCMNNMLARWFPQTERARAVGLAMAGFQLGSAIGLTLSPILMSQGGIFGPFVIFGLSGFLWVLVWLSAISSTPDRNPQISKYELEYILDKRQKSFPMENRPKATRGIPPFRRLLSKLPTWSLIVANAMHSWGFFVILSWMPIYFNSIYHVDLRQAAWFSAVPWSVMAIMGYFGGLWSDLLIRSGTSVTLTRKIMQSIGFIGPGIALIGLTAAKSPPIASAWLTLAVGLKSFSHSGFLVNLQEIAPHYSGVLHGLSNTAGTLAAIVGTVGAGFFVELVGSFQGFLLLTSVLYFLASLFYILFSTGERVNFDETVPP, from the exons ATGGCGTGGGGCGTGGCTTTGTGGTCATTTGCTACCTTTCTGACTCCCTGGGCTGCGGATACTTCTTTGTGGGCCCTTCTTGCCATGCGAGCTCTGCTTGGTATTGCTGAAGGAGTAGCTCTTCCTTGCATGAACAACATGTTAGCCAG atGGTTCCCTCAAACGGAACGAGCCAGGGCTGTTGGACTTGCAATGGCTGGTTTTCAGCTTGGAAGTGCAATAGGACTCACACTTTCTCCAATCCTCATGTCACAAGGTGGTATATTTGGAccgtttgtaatttttggattaTCTGGATTTCTGTGGGTTTTGGTATGGTTATCTGCAATATCAAGTACTCCTGACAGAAATCCTCAGATATCAAAATATGAATTGGAGTACATATTGGACAAGAGGCAGAAATCCTTCCCAATGGAGAATAGACCTAAGGCAACGAGAGGGATCCCTCCTTTCAGGCGCTTGCTTTCTAAACTACCTACATGGTCCCTAATTGTTGCAAATGCCATGCATAGTTGG ggtttttttgtaattctttcCTGGATGCCCATTTATTTCAACTCG ATATATCACGTTGACCTCAGACAAGCTGCATGGTTTAGTGCTGTTCCATGGAGTGTGATGGCTATCATGGGATACTTTGGTGGTTTGTGGTCAGATTTGTTGATACGAAGTGGTACAAGTGTAACTTTGACTCGTAAGATCATGCAG TCAATTGGTTTTATTGGTCCTGGGATTGCTCTTATTGGTTTAACTGCAGCAAAAAGTCCACCAATCGCTTCTGCTTGGCTTACTTTAGCCGTTGGGCTGAAATCTTTCAGTCATTCTGGTTTTCTTGTAAATCTTCAG GAGATCGCTCCACATTATTCTGGTGTACTACATG GATTGTCAAATACGGCTGGAACATTGGCTGCTATCGTGGGAACAGTTGGAGCTGGTTTCTTTGTTGAGCTGGTGGGTTCTTTCCAAGGATTCCTGTTGCTCACATCAGTACTATATTTTCTTGCTTCCCTTTTCTACATCCTGTTTTCCACTGGAGAGAGAGTAAATTTTGATGAAACAG TTCCCCCTTGA